From a region of the Equus przewalskii isolate Varuska chromosome 2, EquPr2, whole genome shotgun sequence genome:
- the AP1AR gene encoding AP-1 complex-associated regulatory protein isoform X3 — MGNCCWTQCFGLLRKEAGRLQRVAGGGGSRYFRTCSRGEHLTIEFENLVESDEGESPGSSHRPLTEEEIVDLRERHYDSIAEKQKDLDMKIQKELALQEEKLRLEEEALYAAQREAARAAKQRKLLEQERQRVVQRYHPSSNGDYQSSGPEDDFESCLRNIKSQYEVFRSSRMNRMLPMRERSKTEEDILRAALKSSSKRTGSNPTSASEDSNGLEWENDFVSAEMDDNGNSEYSGFVNPVLELSDSCIKQSDADQQKR, encoded by the exons ATGGGGAACTGCTGCTGGACGCAGTGCTTCGGGCTGCTCCGCAAGGAAGCGGGGCGGCTGCAGCGTGTGGCAGGCGGCGGCGG atccagGTATTTTAGAACATGCTCAAGAGGTGAGCACTTAACCATAGAG TTTGAGAATCTAGTAGAAAGTGATGAG GGGGAAAGCCCAGGAAGCAGTCATAG GCCTCTTACTGAGGAAGAAATTGTTGACCTGAGAGAGAGGCATTATGATTCTATtgctgaaaaacagaaagatcttgatatgaaaattcaaaaagaG TTAGCCTTACAAGAGGAGAAGTTAAGACTAGAAGAAGAAGCTTTATACGCTGCACAGCGTGAAGCAGCCAGGGCAGCAAAGCAGCGAAAGCTcttggag CAAGAAAGGCAGAGAGTTGTGCAGCGATACCACCCTTCAAGCAATGGAGACTATCAAAG TTCGGGACCAGAAGACGACTTTGAATCTTGTTTGAGAAATATAAAGTCACAGTACGAAGTTTTTCGAAGTAGTa GAATGAATCGAATGCTTCCAATGAGAGAACGttccaaaacagaggaagacattCTCCGGGCAGCACTGAAATCCAGCAGCAAGAGGACCGGAAGTAATCCGACGTCAGCCTCTGAGGACTCCAACGGCCTAGAGTGGGAGAATGATTTTGTTAGTGCTGAAATGGATGATAATGGCAATTCTGAGTATTCTGGATTTGTAAATCCTGTATTAGAACTGTCTGATTCTTGCATAAAGCAATCTGATGCAGATCAACAGAAACGATAG
- the AP1AR gene encoding AP-1 complex-associated regulatory protein isoform X1 yields the protein MGNCCWTQCFGLLRKEAGRLQRVAGGGGSRYFRTCSRGEHLTIEFENLVESDEGESPGSSHRPLTEEEIVDLRERHYDSIAEKQKDLDMKIQKELALQEEKLRLEEEALYAAQREAARAAKQRKLLEQERQRVVQRYHPSSNGDYQSSGPEDDFESCLRNIKSQYEVFRSSRLSSDATVLTPNTESSCDLMTKTKSTSGNDDSTSLDLEWEDEEGMNRMLPMRERSKTEEDILRAALKSSSKRTGSNPTSASEDSNGLEWENDFVSAEMDDNGNSEYSGFVNPVLELSDSCIKQSDADQQKR from the exons ATGGGGAACTGCTGCTGGACGCAGTGCTTCGGGCTGCTCCGCAAGGAAGCGGGGCGGCTGCAGCGTGTGGCAGGCGGCGGCGG atccagGTATTTTAGAACATGCTCAAGAGGTGAGCACTTAACCATAGAG TTTGAGAATCTAGTAGAAAGTGATGAG GGGGAAAGCCCAGGAAGCAGTCATAG GCCTCTTACTGAGGAAGAAATTGTTGACCTGAGAGAGAGGCATTATGATTCTATtgctgaaaaacagaaagatcttgatatgaaaattcaaaaagaG TTAGCCTTACAAGAGGAGAAGTTAAGACTAGAAGAAGAAGCTTTATACGCTGCACAGCGTGAAGCAGCCAGGGCAGCAAAGCAGCGAAAGCTcttggag CAAGAAAGGCAGAGAGTTGTGCAGCGATACCACCCTTCAAGCAATGGAGACTATCAAAG TTCGGGACCAGAAGACGACTTTGAATCTTGTTTGAGAAATATAAAGTCACAGTACGAAGTTTTTCGAAGTAGTa GACTTTCATCAGATGCTACAGTTTTGACACCAAATACAGAAAGCAGTTGTGATTTGATGACCAAAACTAAATCAACTAGTGGAAATGATGACAGCACATCCTTAGATCTAGAGTGGGAAGATGAAGAAG GAATGAATCGAATGCTTCCAATGAGAGAACGttccaaaacagaggaagacattCTCCGGGCAGCACTGAAATCCAGCAGCAAGAGGACCGGAAGTAATCCGACGTCAGCCTCTGAGGACTCCAACGGCCTAGAGTGGGAGAATGATTTTGTTAGTGCTGAAATGGATGATAATGGCAATTCTGAGTATTCTGGATTTGTAAATCCTGTATTAGAACTGTCTGATTCTTGCATAAAGCAATCTGATGCAGATCAACAGAAACGATAG
- the AP1AR gene encoding AP-1 complex-associated regulatory protein isoform X2, whose amino-acid sequence MGNCCWTQCFGLLRKEAGRLQRVAGGGGSRYFRTCSRGEHLTIEFENLVESDEGESPGSSHRPLTEEEIVDLRERHYDSIAEKQKDLDMKIQKEQERQRVVQRYHPSSNGDYQSSGPEDDFESCLRNIKSQYEVFRSSRLSSDATVLTPNTESSCDLMTKTKSTSGNDDSTSLDLEWEDEEGMNRMLPMRERSKTEEDILRAALKSSSKRTGSNPTSASEDSNGLEWENDFVSAEMDDNGNSEYSGFVNPVLELSDSCIKQSDADQQKR is encoded by the exons ATGGGGAACTGCTGCTGGACGCAGTGCTTCGGGCTGCTCCGCAAGGAAGCGGGGCGGCTGCAGCGTGTGGCAGGCGGCGGCGG atccagGTATTTTAGAACATGCTCAAGAGGTGAGCACTTAACCATAGAG TTTGAGAATCTAGTAGAAAGTGATGAG GGGGAAAGCCCAGGAAGCAGTCATAG GCCTCTTACTGAGGAAGAAATTGTTGACCTGAGAGAGAGGCATTATGATTCTATtgctgaaaaacagaaagatcttgatatgaaaattcaaaaagaG CAAGAAAGGCAGAGAGTTGTGCAGCGATACCACCCTTCAAGCAATGGAGACTATCAAAG TTCGGGACCAGAAGACGACTTTGAATCTTGTTTGAGAAATATAAAGTCACAGTACGAAGTTTTTCGAAGTAGTa GACTTTCATCAGATGCTACAGTTTTGACACCAAATACAGAAAGCAGTTGTGATTTGATGACCAAAACTAAATCAACTAGTGGAAATGATGACAGCACATCCTTAGATCTAGAGTGGGAAGATGAAGAAG GAATGAATCGAATGCTTCCAATGAGAGAACGttccaaaacagaggaagacattCTCCGGGCAGCACTGAAATCCAGCAGCAAGAGGACCGGAAGTAATCCGACGTCAGCCTCTGAGGACTCCAACGGCCTAGAGTGGGAGAATGATTTTGTTAGTGCTGAAATGGATGATAATGGCAATTCTGAGTATTCTGGATTTGTAAATCCTGTATTAGAACTGTCTGATTCTTGCATAAAGCAATCTGATGCAGATCAACAGAAACGATAG